In Erigeron canadensis isolate Cc75 chromosome 6, C_canadensis_v1, whole genome shotgun sequence, the following are encoded in one genomic region:
- the LOC122606273 gene encoding dentin sialophosphoprotein-like isoform X2, with protein sequence MLESFIRSLHHVKELKTGIDFYKAFSCLEAKGFNSPSNLKVVEVTNQSSDTDSTDLSDYSDDDSSVDDTDSMERGDCSDNDSSFDDQDAEQVGDEGNPAAGREVGADDAGPGDDVGAEEADVRHED encoded by the exons ATGCTTGAAAGCTTTATACGAAGCCTTCACCATGTCAAAGAGCTCAAAACTGGGATTGATTTTTATAAG GCCTTCTCTTGTTTGGAAGCTAAAGGTTTCAATTCTCCATCTAACTTGAAGGTTGTAGAAGTTACAAATCAAAGTTCTGATACTGATTCAACCGATCTAAGTGATTACTCTGATGATGATTCATCTGTGGATGATACTGATTCAATGGAAAGAGGTGATTGCTCTGATAATGACTCATCTTTTGATGATCAAGATGCTGAGCAAGTTGGTGATGAGGGGAATCCAGCTGCAGGACGTGAGGTAGGAGCTGATGATGCCGGGCCGGGTGATGATGTTGGAGCTGAGGAGGCCGATGTGAGGCATGAGGATTAG
- the LOC122606273 gene encoding dentin sialophosphoprotein-like isoform X1, whose product MSKSSKLGLIFISQMIYRNLDGLKCGCLAFSCLEAKGFNSPSNLKVVEVTNQSSDTDSTDLSDYSDDDSSVDDTDSMERGDCSDNDSSFDDQDAEQVGDEGNPAAGREVGADDAGPGDDVGAEEADVRHED is encoded by the exons ATGTCAAAGAGCTCAAAACTGGGATTGATTTTTATAAG TCAAATGATATATCGCAACCTTGATGGATTAAAATGTGGTTGTTTG GCCTTCTCTTGTTTGGAAGCTAAAGGTTTCAATTCTCCATCTAACTTGAAGGTTGTAGAAGTTACAAATCAAAGTTCTGATACTGATTCAACCGATCTAAGTGATTACTCTGATGATGATTCATCTGTGGATGATACTGATTCAATGGAAAGAGGTGATTGCTCTGATAATGACTCATCTTTTGATGATCAAGATGCTGAGCAAGTTGGTGATGAGGGGAATCCAGCTGCAGGACGTGAGGTAGGAGCTGATGATGCCGGGCCGGGTGATGATGTTGGAGCTGAGGAGGCCGATGTGAGGCATGAGGATTAG
- the LOC122603951 gene encoding F-box protein At4g27050-like: MYMYSEEMKRVGRPSSSMAQEEQEEDRLSSLPDVLLIYILSFIDTKLSIQLSILSKRWVNLWTLLPVLNFNSSLFYHQTRKFSTIFTFDYFIDQVLSRRNSCIKIDTLNIQVTDYKTLVRVFNFALLNCVPNLSIDSSEYLTKYRPISCENSSHDLTSLSLKGMMSFGRFPLFVGLVKLRLERVKIVESEPFSYFPNLEELFLVNCKMEGGLSKGIEVIGLKLLRLSISSCFYHPVPYEKIVLLTPKLLVFELDGLIPMSFEAEVPVVETVYIDCCFSFSRLADRNVHQPSEYQQKENLINIFRCLRNAKYVHLSPSTVKLLSLSQSKLVEEASPFGNLKVLNLIPPPNKPMVELHSSVAAYLLKGSPAVVVKAMPR; this comes from the exons atgtatatgtactCGGAAGAAATGAAGCGAGTAGGTCGACCCAGCAGCAGCATGGCGcaagaagaacaagaagaagacaGGCTGAGCTCATTACCTGACGTCCTTTTAATTTACATCCTCTCATTCATCGACACCAAATTATCAATTCAGCTCTCAATCTTATCCAAACGCTGGGTAAATCTCTGGACTTTACTCCCTGTCCTTAACTTCAATTCTTCCCTTTTTTACCACCAAACTCGTAAATTCAGTACGATTTTTACCTTTGATTATTTCATTGATCAAGTTTTATCTCGCCGTAATTCTTGTATCAAAATTGATACTCTTAATATTCAAGTTACTGATTACAAAACCCTTGTTAGGGTTTTTAACTTTGCTTTATTGAATTGTGTCCCTAATTTAAGTATTGATAGTTCTGAGTATTTAACGAAATACCGCCCGATTTCGTGTGAGAATTCGAGTCATGATTTGACAAGTTTGAGTCTAAAAGGGATGATGAGTTTTGGGAGGTTTCCGCTTTTTGTGGGGCTGGTTAAGTTGAGACTCGAACGTGTTAAGATAGTCGAGAGCGAACCTTTTTCGTATTTTCCTAATTTGGAAGAGCTGTTTTTAGTGAATTGTAAGATGGAAGGTGGGTTGAGTAAGGGGATTGAAGTGATTGGGTTGAAGTTGTTGAGGTTGAGTATATCGTCGTGTTTTTATCATCCGGTTCCGTATGAGAAGATTGTGCTTTTGACTCCAAAGTTATTGGTATTTGAGCTTGATGGGCTTATACCCATGTCGTTTGAAGCCGAGGTTCCTGTTGTGGAAACTGTGTATATCGATTGTTGTTTTTCGTTTTCAAGACTTGCTGATAGGAATGTGCATCAGCCTAGTGAGTATCAACAGAAGGAAAACTTGATTAATATCTTTCGGTGCCTTAGAAATGCTAAGTATGTTCACCTGTCTCCATCCACTGTTAAG CTCCTCTCCCTATCTCAAAGCAAGCTTGTTGAAGAAGCCTCCCCATTTGGAAATCTTAAGGTTTTGAACCTCATCCCACCTCCAAACAAACCCATGGTTGAACTG